Proteins co-encoded in one Flavobacterium fluviale genomic window:
- a CDS encoding ammonium transporter — MRKIILSVILITILVLTFISNFIIADNPIPAEAVKFDTGDTAWMIVATAFVLLMTPGLGFFYGGMVGKKNVISTMLQSFMAMVIVTILWTVVAFGLAFGPTIGGIIGNPSHNLFFEGVGTNTAWSLAPTIPFMLFALFQAKFAIITPALITGAFAERVRFWAYLLFMVLFILLIYTPLAHMTWHPDGVFFKMGVLDFAGGTVVHMSAGWAALAGAIFLGKRKVQKVNPARITYVLLGTGLLWFGWFGFNAGSALGANGLAVQALGTTTVAAAAAAMAWVFLDKILGHKLSALGACIGAVVGLVAITPAAGFVSISHAIFIGLFSAIVSNLVVSKFPKGKIDDALDVFACHGVGGMVGMLLTGVFASKAINPAVGDNQGLIFGTPTLFINQLTALVIVSIFAFVASYALFFIVNKITPLRVSEEKEELGLDISQHGEFL; from the coding sequence ATGCGAAAAATTATTTTAAGTGTGATTCTTATCACTATTTTGGTACTAACCTTTATATCAAACTTTATCATTGCAGATAACCCAATTCCTGCTGAAGCGGTTAAGTTTGACACAGGAGATACTGCTTGGATGATCGTTGCAACTGCATTTGTATTGTTAATGACTCCTGGTTTAGGATTTTTCTACGGAGGAATGGTAGGTAAGAAAAACGTAATTAGTACTATGCTTCAAAGTTTTATGGCAATGGTAATTGTTACTATTCTATGGACAGTGGTTGCTTTCGGATTAGCTTTTGGACCAACTATTGGAGGAATTATTGGAAATCCTTCTCATAATTTATTCTTTGAAGGTGTTGGAACAAATACTGCATGGAGCCTTGCACCCACAATTCCTTTTATGTTATTCGCATTATTTCAAGCAAAATTCGCCATCATTACGCCTGCTTTAATTACAGGTGCTTTTGCAGAACGTGTACGTTTCTGGGCTTATTTGTTATTCATGGTTTTATTTATATTATTAATATATACTCCTTTGGCTCACATGACTTGGCATCCTGATGGAGTTTTCTTCAAAATGGGAGTTCTTGATTTCGCTGGTGGAACGGTAGTACACATGAGCGCAGGATGGGCTGCATTGGCTGGAGCAATCTTCTTAGGAAAAAGAAAAGTACAAAAAGTTAATCCAGCTAGAATTACTTACGTATTATTAGGTACTGGTTTACTTTGGTTTGGATGGTTTGGTTTCAACGCTGGATCTGCGTTAGGAGCAAATGGCTTAGCTGTACAAGCTTTAGGAACAACTACTGTTGCTGCTGCCGCTGCTGCAATGGCATGGGTTTTCCTTGATAAAATTTTAGGACACAAATTATCTGCTCTTGGAGCTTGTATTGGAGCTGTTGTAGGCCTTGTAGCTATTACACCTGCTGCTGGTTTCGTTAGCATTTCCCACGCAATTTTCATCGGTTTATTCTCTGCAATTGTAAGTAACCTTGTAGTTAGTAAATTCCCTAAAGGAAAAATTGATGATGCTCTTGATGTATTTGCTTGTCACGGTGTTGGTGGTATGGTAGGTATGTTATTAACTGGAGTTTTTGCTTCAAAAGCAATCAACCCAGCTGTTGGAGATAACCAAGGTTTAATCTTCGGAACTCCAACTTTATTCATCAACCAATTAACTGCTCTTGTTATTGTGTCAATCTTTGCTTTTGTAGCTTCTTATGCTTTATTCTTTATTGTAAACAAAATTACTCCTCTAAGAGTTAGTGAAGAAAAAGAAGAATTAGGATTAGATATTTCTCAACACGGAGAATTCTTGTAA
- a CDS encoding YifB family Mg chelatase-like AAA ATPase translates to MLVKVYGSAVFGVEATTITVEVHMDKGIGYHLVGLPDNAIKESSYRIAAALKNNGFSLPGKKITINMAPADLRKEGSSYDLTLAMGILVGSDQIKAPEIERYIIMGELSLDGSLQPIRGALPIAIKAKEEGYKGFFLPIQNVKEAAIVADLDVYGVENLKEIIDFFAGKGTLQPTVIDTRAEFYKTLDFPEFDFSDVRGQESIKRCMEIAAAGGHNIILIGPPGAGKTMLAKRVPSILPPMTLREALETTKIHSVAGKLKEVGLMNQRPFRSPHHTISNVALVGGGSYPQPGEISMAHNGVLFLDELPEFKRDVLEVMRQPLEDREVTISRAKFTITYPSSFMLVASMNPSPSGFFNDPSVPNTSSPHEMQRYMSKISGPLLDRIDIHIEVTPVPFEKLADERKAESSVEIRKRVTAAREIQTKRFETIENVHYNAQMSSKLIREYCVLDEPSKELLKTAMERLNLSARAYDRILKVSRTIADLDNAPNIVSSHIAEAIQYRSLDREGWLG, encoded by the coding sequence ATGTTAGTAAAAGTTTACGGAAGTGCTGTTTTTGGAGTTGAGGCTACAACTATTACTGTTGAAGTTCATATGGATAAAGGAATTGGATATCATTTAGTTGGACTTCCAGACAATGCAATAAAAGAAAGCAGTTATAGAATTGCCGCTGCACTTAAAAATAATGGTTTTAGTCTGCCGGGAAAGAAAATCACCATCAATATGGCGCCAGCAGATCTTCGAAAAGAAGGTTCTTCATATGATTTGACCCTAGCCATGGGAATTTTGGTCGGTTCAGATCAAATAAAAGCTCCAGAAATTGAGAGGTATATTATAATGGGCGAACTTTCGTTAGATGGAAGTTTACAGCCTATTCGCGGTGCTTTACCTATTGCCATTAAAGCAAAAGAAGAAGGTTATAAAGGTTTTTTTCTTCCTATTCAAAATGTAAAAGAAGCTGCCATTGTAGCAGATTTAGATGTTTATGGAGTAGAGAACTTAAAAGAAATTATTGATTTTTTTGCGGGTAAAGGCACTTTACAGCCGACAGTTATTGATACTCGTGCTGAATTCTATAAAACTTTAGATTTTCCAGAATTTGATTTTTCAGATGTTCGCGGACAAGAAAGTATAAAACGCTGTATGGAAATTGCGGCAGCCGGCGGACATAACATTATTTTGATTGGCCCTCCTGGTGCAGGAAAAACAATGCTGGCCAAACGTGTTCCGAGTATTCTGCCACCAATGACTTTGCGAGAAGCGCTTGAAACCACTAAAATTCATAGTGTTGCAGGAAAATTAAAAGAAGTTGGATTGATGAACCAGCGTCCGTTTCGAAGTCCGCATCATACGATTTCTAATGTTGCGCTGGTTGGCGGCGGCAGTTACCCACAGCCGGGAGAAATTTCTATGGCACATAACGGCGTTTTGTTTTTAGATGAATTGCCAGAATTTAAACGTGATGTTTTAGAAGTTATGCGTCAGCCGTTGGAAGATCGAGAAGTAACAATTTCCCGTGCTAAGTTTACCATTACTTATCCTTCGTCGTTTATGCTTGTGGCTAGTATGAACCCAAGTCCGAGTGGATTTTTTAATGATCCAAGCGTTCCGAATACTTCTTCACCACACGAAATGCAGCGTTATATGAGTAAAATTTCGGGTCCGCTATTAGACCGAATAGACATTCATATTGAAGTTACGCCAGTGCCGTTTGAGAAATTGGCCGATGAACGCAAAGCAGAAAGCAGTGTTGAGATTCGCAAACGTGTTACTGCAGCAAGAGAAATTCAAACCAAACGATTTGAAACGATAGAAAATGTTCATTACAACGCTCAAATGAGCAGTAAGTTAATTAGAGAATATTGCGTTTTGGATGAACCTTCAAAAGAATTATTGAAAACGGCAATGGAAAGACTAAACCTTTCGGCTCGAGCCTACGACAGGATTCTAAAAGTTTCCAGAACAATTGCCGATTTGGATAATGCGCCCAATATAGTTTCATCGCATATTGCAGAAGCAATTCAGTATAGAAGTCTGGATCGAGAAGGGTGGCTGGGATAG
- a CDS encoding Gfo/Idh/MocA family protein, which yields MENRKIKWGIVGLGNIAAQFAADLLLVENAALTAVASRDISKAEQFAEKFGALRMYNSYDLIFKDKEVDIIYIATPHNSHAALSIKALENGKHVLCEKPMALSYEDSLRMIEASKKNNKFFMEAFWTRFIPSIQDIVQKVNSGILGEVNYIKADFAFHGSETENKRLFDKELGGGALFDIGVYPLFLSYILLGNPKEIIAKAIKHKNDIDLQTSMILQYESAQSVLHASIVSESDMKASISGTNGRIELNSPWFVADGYSIFINEEKEAAFTLPTLGKGYSHEIIECHNCIRNNQIESEFWSHQNSLDLSKIVEEIKNQIKLSF from the coding sequence ATGGAAAATAGAAAGATTAAATGGGGAATTGTTGGTCTAGGAAATATTGCAGCTCAGTTTGCAGCAGATTTACTATTAGTAGAAAACGCTGCATTAACGGCAGTTGCTTCAAGAGATATTTCTAAAGCAGAGCAGTTTGCAGAAAAGTTTGGTGCCTTAAGGATGTACAATTCGTACGATTTAATTTTTAAAGATAAAGAAGTTGATATTATCTATATAGCAACCCCTCATAATTCGCACGCAGCATTATCAATAAAAGCCCTAGAAAACGGCAAACATGTTTTATGCGAAAAACCTATGGCATTGTCGTATGAAGATTCACTAAGAATGATTGAAGCTTCTAAAAAAAATAATAAGTTTTTTATGGAAGCTTTTTGGACACGTTTTATTCCGTCCATTCAAGATATAGTACAAAAAGTAAATAGCGGAATACTAGGCGAAGTAAATTACATAAAAGCTGATTTTGCTTTTCACGGCAGTGAAACCGAAAACAAAAGACTTTTTGACAAAGAATTGGGCGGCGGAGCTTTATTTGATATTGGAGTTTATCCATTATTCCTCTCTTATATACTATTAGGAAATCCGAAGGAGATAATTGCGAAAGCCATTAAACATAAAAATGATATTGATCTACAGACTTCTATGATATTGCAATATGAATCGGCTCAATCGGTTTTGCATGCTTCCATCGTTTCCGAATCTGATATGAAAGCATCTATAAGCGGAACAAATGGCAGAATCGAATTGAACTCACCTTGGTTTGTTGCCGACGGATATTCTATATTTATAAATGAAGAAAAAGAAGCTGCTTTTACTCTGCCAACTTTAGGAAAAGGATATTCACACGAAATAATAGAATGTCACAATTGCATTCGAAATAATCAAATTGAAAGTGAGTTTTGGTCACATCAAAATAGTTTGGATTTGAGTAAGATTGTTGAGGAAATTAAAAATCAAATAAAATTGTCTTTTTAA
- a CDS encoding SRPBCC family protein: MKTDLLMNFSVDKENKRVNVKREFNAPLSNVWSAWTEAAILDLWWAPAPLKSETKSMEFKEGGRRLYAMIGPEGAQGWSTFDYTSISPKTNFKYTSTFCDAEGNPNSAFGSSFWDVSFTEQGDSTIVDIVITRDSFEELEKIIEMGFKQGFTSAMEGLDKILAEK; the protein is encoded by the coding sequence ATGAAAACTGATTTATTAATGAATTTTTCTGTAGACAAGGAAAATAAAAGGGTGAATGTAAAACGCGAATTCAATGCGCCGTTGTCAAATGTTTGGTCTGCTTGGACAGAAGCTGCAATTCTAGATTTATGGTGGGCACCGGCTCCGTTGAAATCTGAAACAAAAAGTATGGAGTTTAAAGAAGGCGGGAGAAGATTGTATGCGATGATTGGGCCTGAAGGCGCGCAAGGATGGAGTACTTTTGATTATACTTCGATTTCTCCTAAAACAAATTTTAAGTATACGTCCACTTTTTGCGATGCCGAAGGAAATCCAAATTCTGCTTTTGGAAGTTCTTTCTGGGATGTTTCATTCACAGAACAGGGAGATTCTACTATTGTAGATATCGTAATTACGCGAGACAGTTTTGAAGAACTGGAAAAAATAATCGAAATGGGATTCAAACAAGGATTTACATCGGCTATGGAAGGTTTGGACAAAATCTTAGCGGAAAAATAA
- a CDS encoding ArsR/SmtB family transcription factor, with the protein MKRDIFQAVADPTRRAILVLISSTALTPNAIAEQFQTTRQAVSKHIKILNECDLLEEKKMGREIYYQLKIDKMKEIDQWLEQFKKIWEQRFSQLDQVLLNLKSKENEN; encoded by the coding sequence ATGAAACGAGATATTTTTCAGGCAGTTGCCGACCCGACCCGCAGAGCGATTCTAGTTTTGATTTCTTCGACTGCATTGACGCCAAATGCGATTGCCGAGCAGTTTCAAACTACAAGGCAAGCCGTTTCTAAACACATTAAAATATTGAATGAATGCGATTTACTGGAAGAAAAAAAAATGGGTAGAGAAATTTATTATCAGCTCAAAATTGATAAAATGAAAGAAATTGATCAATGGCTGGAACAATTCAAGAAAATTTGGGAACAGCGTTTTAGTCAACTGGATCAAGTATTACTAAACTTAAAATCTAAAGAAAATGAAAACTGA
- a CDS encoding SRPBCC family protein has product MKSNLLMNFTVDKENNTVNVKREFNASLSQVWSAWTEAQILDLWWAPAPWKSKTKSMDFKEGGRRLYAMVGPEGEEHWAIADYTSIHPKTNVKWLDAFSDSEGNLNKEFPRSDWDVTFSEKDGSTFVDVVIKYEKLSDLEMIIQMGFKEGFTIAMEGLDEIFADK; this is encoded by the coding sequence ATGAAATCAAATCTTTTAATGAATTTTACTGTTGATAAGGAAAATAATACTGTCAATGTAAAACGCGAATTTAACGCCTCTTTATCTCAAGTTTGGTCTGCTTGGACAGAAGCTCAAATTTTAGATTTATGGTGGGCACCAGCTCCTTGGAAATCAAAAACTAAAAGCATGGATTTTAAAGAAGGCGGACGCAGATTGTATGCCATGGTTGGACCAGAAGGTGAAGAACATTGGGCTATTGCAGATTATACTTCGATACATCCAAAAACAAATGTAAAATGGCTAGATGCTTTTAGCGACAGCGAAGGAAATTTAAACAAAGAGTTTCCGCGTTCCGACTGGGATGTTACTTTCTCCGAAAAAGATGGTTCTACATTTGTTGATGTTGTAATTAAATACGAAAAACTATCTGATCTGGAAATGATTATCCAAATGGGCTTCAAAGAAGGCTTTACCATTGCTATGGAAGGTTTAGATGAGATTTTTGCTGATAAATAA
- a CDS encoding alpha/beta hydrolase gives MNKFFTLAFFLFTFTLTFGQKNKTKAAAITKPFILGVIDEIQSKELNEKRILNIYLPEGYNPNEETKYPVIYLLDGSADEDFIHISGLVQFNSFEWINQVPKSIVVGIATVDRKRDFTFPTTIEYDKTRFPTTGHSDRFIAFIEKELQPFIEKKYKTNNSKTIIGQSLGGLLETEILLKKPFLFNKYVIVSPSIWWNNGSLLDLDSEILKENFNQKTDIYIAVGKEGLTPTEIPRVMEVDANLLAEKIKESKSKSIHVYFDYFPEENHGTILHPAVANSFKFIYPKNNE, from the coding sequence ATGAACAAATTTTTTACCCTGGCTTTTTTTCTTTTTACTTTCACTTTGACATTCGGTCAAAAAAACAAAACTAAAGCTGCTGCAATAACAAAACCTTTTATTTTAGGTGTTATTGATGAAATTCAATCGAAAGAACTAAACGAGAAAAGAATTCTAAACATCTATCTTCCTGAAGGTTATAACCCCAATGAAGAAACCAAATATCCCGTAATCTATTTACTTGACGGTTCTGCCGATGAAGATTTTATACATATCTCTGGTTTAGTGCAGTTTAATAGTTTTGAATGGATCAATCAGGTTCCTAAATCAATTGTAGTTGGAATTGCTACAGTAGACAGAAAAAGAGATTTTACATTTCCGACAACAATTGAATATGATAAAACCCGATTTCCAACTACAGGTCATTCGGATCGATTCATTGCTTTTATAGAAAAAGAATTACAGCCATTTATTGAGAAAAAATACAAAACAAACAATTCTAAAACTATAATCGGCCAGTCTTTAGGCGGGTTATTAGAAACTGAAATTTTACTAAAAAAGCCTTTCCTGTTTAATAAATATGTAATTGTAAGTCCAAGCATATGGTGGAATAACGGTTCTTTACTGGATTTAGATTCTGAAATATTAAAAGAAAACTTCAATCAAAAAACAGACATTTATATTGCTGTTGGAAAAGAAGGATTAACTCCAACAGAAATCCCGAGAGTTATGGAAGTTGACGCCAATTTACTGGCAGAAAAAATAAAAGAATCAAAAAGCAAAAGCATCCATGTTTACTTCGATTACTTCCCAGAAGAAAACCACGGAACTATTCTTCATCCAGCTGTTGCAAATTCTTTTAAATTCATTTACCCAAAAAATAACGAATAG
- the tilS gene encoding tRNA lysidine(34) synthetase TilS produces the protein MFSKFQNHIISRFPFLAEKKLFLAVSGGLDSMVLLHLFNQLPCEIAVLHCNFQLRGLESFGDQEFIQNYCNQNNIPFFTTHFDTEAFAKDYKLSTQVAARELRYSWFYELLEEENFDFILTAHHADDNLETFIINLTRGTGLEGLTGIPEQNDKIIRPLLPFSRPEILKYAEENNIEWREDSSNASTKYLRNKIRHDLIPVLKEINPNFLDAFQKTQSYLQESKEMVEDASIMIYQQVAKEAGNDIHFDLNQLKKLPNYKSYLYQWLNEFGFSAWKDIYDLVEGQSGKQVFANEFRLLKNRETLILSPYSELSEKEEYEINANDTEVNFPIKLSLCNVGHTTFDSNRVIFVDVDKIHFPLILRKWKDGDVFQPFGMHGKSKKVSKLFKDEKLSLIEKEKTWILCSNDQIVWVVGIRQDERFKIEKATNKILKIELQ, from the coding sequence ATGTTTTCAAAATTTCAAAATCATATAATTTCAAGATTTCCTTTTTTAGCAGAAAAAAAGCTTTTTCTGGCAGTAAGCGGTGGCTTAGACAGTATGGTTTTACTGCATTTGTTCAATCAATTACCTTGTGAAATCGCAGTTTTACATTGTAATTTTCAACTTCGCGGATTAGAAAGTTTTGGAGATCAGGAATTTATTCAAAACTATTGCAATCAAAATAATATTCCGTTTTTTACAACTCACTTTGATACTGAAGCTTTCGCTAAAGATTATAAATTGTCCACACAAGTCGCTGCTAGAGAATTGCGCTACAGCTGGTTTTACGAACTTTTGGAAGAAGAAAACTTTGATTTTATTTTAACGGCGCATCACGCAGATGACAATCTTGAGACTTTTATAATCAACTTGACGCGCGGAACAGGTTTAGAAGGTTTAACGGGAATTCCAGAGCAGAACGATAAAATCATTCGGCCGCTTTTGCCATTTTCCAGACCAGAAATTCTAAAATATGCAGAAGAAAATAATATAGAATGGCGCGAAGACAGCAGTAATGCATCGACTAAATATCTGCGAAATAAAATCCGTCATGATTTAATTCCTGTTTTAAAAGAAATCAATCCTAATTTTTTAGATGCATTTCAGAAAACACAATCCTATCTTCAGGAATCAAAAGAAATGGTTGAAGATGCTTCTATTATGATTTATCAGCAAGTTGCAAAAGAAGCCGGAAACGATATTCACTTTGATTTGAATCAGTTAAAAAAACTTCCAAATTATAAATCATATCTGTATCAATGGCTGAATGAATTTGGTTTTTCTGCTTGGAAAGATATTTACGATTTGGTAGAAGGACAGTCTGGAAAACAAGTTTTTGCAAATGAGTTCAGATTGCTAAAAAACAGAGAAACATTAATTTTAAGTCCGTATTCTGAGTTGTCAGAAAAAGAAGAATATGAAATTAATGCAAACGATACAGAAGTTAATTTTCCCATAAAATTAAGTCTTTGTAACGTAGGTCACACAACATTCGATTCAAATAGAGTTATATTTGTGGACGTCGATAAAATCCACTTTCCTTTGATATTGCGTAAATGGAAAGACGGTGATGTTTTTCAGCCTTTTGGCATGCATGGTAAGTCAAAAAAAGTAAGTAAGCTTTTTAAAGATGAAAAATTATCATTGATTGAAAAAGAAAAAACATGGATTTTATGTTCTAATGACCAAATAGTCTGGGTTGTCGGAATAAGGCAGGATGAACGTTTTAAAATAGAAAAAGCCACAAACAAAATACTAAAAATAGAACTACAATAA
- a CDS encoding protein-disulfide reductase DsbD family protein, translating to MNFTQNLQTSLSKNIWTKTILLLLFFFAFAKGNAQILEPVKWTSKIEKKGNNAVLIFDAVIEKDWHMYSQFTPEGGPLALEIAFKNQKGNYELVGKAKEGKTKTSFNDVFGVDETYFEGKAHIEQEIKIINPNLKTVDVDFDFQVCKEVCINSSKKFSIAVPSTFKMDEVPVLAAADKDETKVVGLAVDTIKTETAAPADQTVKAEKEVTAAETPAPAPARSLWSIFFIAFLSGFAALLTPCVFPMIPMTVSFFTKQSKSRAKGIRNAVIYGLSIIAIYVILGLIVTKIFGADALNALSTDVWFNLIFFVILVIFATSFLGAFEIMLPNSWANKADQQADKGGIIGILFMALALAIVSFSCTGPIVGTLLVEAASNGGIAPVVGMLGFSSALALPFMLFAMFPGWLNSLPKSGGWLNTVKVVLGFLELALAFKFLSNADLVLQLHFLEREVFIAIWIAIFGALTLYLFGKITLPHDSPTNHISVGRLYLGLLTLVFTMYLIPGLWGAPLKLISAFPPPPQYSESPFGVGGSGNGSVSGESIKGLPEGAELGPHGIMVFHDYEDGLAYAKEINKPIMLDFTGYACVNCRKMENNVWSDPTVLPILKNDVVLISLYVDDKRELPTEEQFTTASGDKIITVGDKWTDFMISKYKTNTQPLYVITDLEGNNLNSTKPTISYVSTEEYLKWLKEGISNFK from the coding sequence ATGAACTTTACTCAAAATCTTCAGACAAGCTTGTCAAAAAATATTTGGACTAAAACTATTTTACTGCTGTTGTTTTTCTTTGCTTTTGCAAAAGGTAACGCTCAAATTCTAGAGCCGGTGAAATGGACTTCAAAAATTGAAAAAAAAGGGAATAATGCCGTATTAATTTTTGATGCTGTTATCGAAAAAGACTGGCATATGTATTCGCAGTTTACTCCAGAAGGCGGACCTCTTGCTTTGGAAATTGCTTTTAAAAATCAAAAAGGGAATTACGAGTTAGTAGGAAAAGCAAAAGAAGGAAAAACTAAAACTTCTTTTAACGATGTATTTGGTGTTGATGAAACTTATTTTGAGGGAAAAGCACATATTGAACAAGAGATAAAAATTATTAACCCAAATCTAAAAACAGTTGATGTAGATTTTGATTTTCAGGTTTGTAAAGAAGTTTGTATCAATTCGAGCAAAAAGTTTTCCATTGCTGTTCCATCAACTTTTAAAATGGATGAAGTGCCTGTTTTGGCAGCGGCAGATAAAGATGAAACTAAAGTAGTAGGTTTAGCAGTTGACACTATTAAAACCGAGACAGCAGCACCTGCAGATCAAACTGTAAAAGCAGAAAAAGAAGTTACAGCAGCAGAAACTCCTGCTCCGGCGCCTGCAAGAAGCTTATGGTCAATCTTTTTTATTGCGTTTTTATCTGGGTTTGCAGCTTTGTTAACGCCTTGCGTTTTCCCAATGATCCCAATGACAGTGAGTTTCTTTACTAAGCAAAGTAAAAGCAGAGCAAAAGGAATTAGAAACGCTGTGATTTACGGACTTTCGATTATTGCTATTTATGTAATTTTAGGTCTTATTGTAACTAAAATATTTGGTGCAGATGCATTAAATGCTTTGTCTACAGATGTTTGGTTCAATCTGATTTTCTTTGTGATCTTAGTTATTTTTGCTACTTCATTTTTAGGAGCTTTTGAAATTATGCTGCCAAATTCATGGGCAAACAAAGCAGATCAGCAGGCTGATAAAGGCGGAATAATTGGAATATTATTCATGGCTTTGGCTTTGGCAATTGTATCTTTTTCTTGTACAGGGCCAATTGTTGGAACTTTATTAGTTGAAGCAGCTTCGAACGGTGGAATTGCTCCAGTTGTTGGAATGTTGGGATTCTCATCTGCATTAGCTTTACCGTTTATGTTATTTGCAATGTTCCCGGGATGGTTAAACTCATTACCAAAATCTGGAGGATGGTTGAATACAGTAAAAGTGGTTCTTGGATTTTTAGAATTGGCTTTGGCATTCAAATTTTTATCAAATGCAGATTTAGTTTTACAATTACATTTCTTAGAAAGAGAAGTTTTCATCGCGATCTGGATTGCCATTTTTGGAGCTTTGACTTTATACTTATTCGGAAAAATTACATTGCCTCACGATAGTCCGACAAACCATATTTCTGTTGGAAGATTATATTTAGGATTACTTACGCTGGTATTTACCATGTACTTAATTCCTGGACTTTGGGGAGCGCCATTAAAGTTAATTAGTGCATTCCCGCCACCGCCGCAATACAGCGAAAGTCCATTTGGAGTTGGAGGATCAGGAAATGGATCGGTTTCGGGAGAATCGATAAAAGGTCTTCCAGAAGGAGCAGAATTAGGACCGCACGGAATTATGGTTTTTCATGATTACGAAGATGGTTTAGCTTATGCGAAAGAAATCAATAAACCTATAATGCTGGATTTTACAGGCTATGCTTGTGTAAACTGCCGAAAAATGGAAAACAATGTTTGGTCTGATCCTACGGTTTTGCCAATTCTAAAAAATGATGTTGTTTTAATTTCACTTTATGTTGATGATAAACGTGAACTTCCAACAGAAGAACAATTTACAACTGCCTCTGGAGATAAAATTATTACAGTTGGAGATAAATGGACCGATTTTATGATTTCTAAATATAAAACTAATACACAGCCTTTATATGTGATTACAGATTTAGAAGGAAATAATTTAAATAGTACTAAACCAACTATCAGTTACGTTAGTACAGAAGAATATTTAAAATGGTTAAAAGAAGGTATTTCTAATTTTAAATAG
- a CDS encoding M949_RS01915 family surface polysaccharide biosynthesis protein has product MKNFTIALLFAMFFTSCKEDKKEELKSSKNIELSQPQNENFVLTIQKIDSTQFPSSIKYEGFVKNAVRWKDKLGDNIVITTETGYHINKKFEHESESSSDAELFAYHFIVSGNEVKQTWKVYDFIADCPVDIVASFVKNTFQVTDLNNNGIAETWVMYKTACHGDVSPCDMKIIMYEDNKKYAVRGESKVQVGVLDNGEKQFIGGEYKLDENFKKGPKVFREFAQKLWKDNLIENWED; this is encoded by the coding sequence ATGAAAAACTTCACTATTGCGTTATTATTTGCCATGTTCTTTACAAGCTGCAAAGAAGATAAAAAAGAAGAATTAAAGTCATCCAAAAATATCGAATTAAGCCAACCTCAAAACGAAAACTTTGTTCTAACCATACAAAAAATCGATTCAACACAATTTCCATCTTCTATTAAATATGAAGGTTTTGTCAAAAATGCCGTTCGATGGAAAGATAAATTAGGCGATAATATTGTTATTACGACAGAAACAGGCTATCATATCAATAAAAAATTCGAGCATGAATCTGAAAGTAGTTCTGATGCTGAATTGTTTGCGTATCATTTTATAGTTTCTGGAAATGAAGTAAAACAAACTTGGAAAGTTTACGATTTTATTGCAGACTGCCCCGTTGATATTGTGGCTTCGTTTGTGAAAAACACTTTTCAAGTAACTGATTTAAACAACAACGGAATCGCTGAAACTTGGGTGATGTACAAAACTGCGTGCCACGGTGATGTGAGTCCGTGTGATATGAAGATTATAATGTACGAAGACAATAAGAAATATGCGGTGCGCGGCGAAAGCAAAGTTCAGGTTGGAGTTCTTGATAATGGCGAAAAACAATTTATTGGAGGTGAATATAAATTAGATGAAAATTTCAAAAAAGGTCCAAAAGTCTTTAGAGAATTTGCTCAAAAATTATGGAAAGATAATTTGATTGAAAATTGGGAGGATTAA